One window from the genome of Aeromonas sp. FDAARGOS 1405 encodes:
- a CDS encoding sodium-dependent bicarbonate transport family permease, with protein MLDVVVLFFLFGLLAGLVRSELKLPPALYDTLSLFLLLAIGLKGGVGLAQQSLLPLLPQLALVILLGVVQTLLGFAVLRLKMNRVDAAATAAHYGSVSVATFAVGVNWLTERGISFESQLSIFLAVMEIPAILVGIVLARGISRETRWRMLAHETFLGKGVTLLLGGMAIGYLAGPDGIAPLKPLFVDLFKGALALFLLEMGLIVARQCQDLRRHGLFLLGFALLMPLASAGLGLAAGQLMGLSLGGLTLLATLAASASYIAVPATMRIAVPQANPGLSLSAVLGVTFPFNIMLGIPLYHSWARHFTE; from the coding sequence ATGCTGGACGTCGTTGTTCTCTTCTTTCTGTTTGGTCTGCTGGCCGGTCTGGTGCGCTCCGAGCTCAAACTGCCGCCTGCCCTCTACGATACCCTCTCCCTCTTTTTGCTGCTGGCCATCGGCCTCAAGGGCGGCGTCGGTCTGGCCCAGCAATCCTTGCTGCCCCTGCTGCCGCAACTTGCGCTGGTGATCCTGCTCGGTGTGGTGCAGACCCTGCTCGGCTTTGCCGTGCTGCGCCTCAAGATGAACCGGGTGGATGCCGCCGCCACCGCCGCCCACTATGGCTCGGTCAGCGTCGCCACCTTTGCGGTCGGGGTGAACTGGCTGACCGAGCGGGGCATCAGCTTTGAATCCCAACTCTCCATCTTCCTCGCAGTGATGGAGATCCCGGCCATTCTGGTGGGCATAGTGCTCGCCCGCGGCATCAGTCGCGAGACCCGCTGGCGCATGCTGGCCCACGAGACCTTCCTCGGCAAAGGGGTAACTCTGCTGCTCGGCGGCATGGCAATCGGCTATCTGGCCGGACCGGACGGGATTGCCCCGCTCAAACCGCTGTTTGTCGACCTGTTCAAGGGGGCGCTGGCGCTGTTCCTGCTGGAGATGGGCCTCATCGTCGCCCGCCAGTGTCAGGATCTGCGCCGCCATGGCCTGTTCCTGCTCGGCTTCGCCCTTTTGATGCCGCTCGCCTCGGCGGGACTGGGATTGGCTGCTGGCCAGCTGATGGGGCTCTCCCTCGGCGGCCTGACCCTGCTGGCCACCCTGGCGGCCAGCGCCTCCTATATTGCTGTGCCGGCCACCATGCGCATCGCCGTGCCCCAGGCCAACCCGGGGCTCTCCCTCAGCGCCGTGCTGGGGGTCACCTTCCCGTTCAACATCATGCTGGGGATCCCGCTCTACCACAGCTGGGCCCGCCACTTCACGGAGTAG
- the purE gene encoding 5-(carboxyamino)imidazole ribonucleotide mutase: MNTSPLIGLVMGSDSDWPVLQAAARILKEHGVPYEAQVVSAHRTPDLLFEYAATARERGLRAIIAGAGGAAHLPGMVAAKTTLPVLGVPIPSRHLKGMDSLLSIVQMPKGVPVATFAIGEAGAANAALFAVSLLSVAQDDDAPRYRQQLDDFRTHERDRVLALQLEEPT, from the coding sequence ATGAACACCTCTCCCCTGATCGGCCTGGTAATGGGCTCCGACTCCGACTGGCCAGTGCTGCAGGCTGCCGCCCGCATCCTCAAGGAGCACGGCGTGCCCTACGAGGCACAGGTGGTATCGGCCCATCGCACCCCGGATCTGCTGTTCGAGTATGCCGCCACTGCCCGCGAGCGCGGTCTGCGCGCCATCATCGCCGGGGCCGGTGGAGCCGCACACCTGCCGGGCATGGTTGCCGCCAAGACCACATTGCCGGTGCTGGGGGTGCCCATCCCCTCCCGCCATCTCAAGGGAATGGACTCCCTGCTCTCCATCGTGCAGATGCCCAAAGGGGTGCCGGTAGCCACCTTCGCCATCGGCGAGGCGGGGGCCGCCAACGCAGCCCTGTTTGCGGTCTCCCTGCTCTCCGTTGCACAAGACGACGACGCCCCCCGATACCGGCAGCAACTCGACGACTTCCGCACCCACGAGCGAGATCGGGTGCTGGCACTGCAACTGGAGGAGCCGACATGA
- a CDS encoding 5-(carboxyamino)imidazole ribonucleotide synthase, with protein sequence MILPPATLGMLGGGQLGRYFVMAAHRLGYKVVVLDPDPASIAGAAADHHIVASYDDQAALHDLASRCEAISCEFENVPAATLALLEQQKPVRPTASAVRICQERREEKAFLCRADIPVALYLALLPEEPIPAQASELFPAILKTAREGYDGKGQWQVSGLDELATVLAASGVPCVLEKRLALEGEFALTLARSPSGAISALPLVQNWHSGGILDQTRSPANVPTLESEAKAIAERLIAALDYVGVLTVEFFLVEGRLLVNELAPRPHNSGHPSIDNAACSQFELQVRALCDLPLPDQIAVRPALLINLLGDLWQNGTPDWAALLALPGLHLHLYGKGEPRPGRKMGHITVTGDDWSTVEETCSKARQLLGLAPPR encoded by the coding sequence ATGATACTGCCACCCGCCACCCTCGGCATGCTGGGGGGCGGCCAGCTTGGCCGCTACTTCGTGATGGCCGCCCACCGCCTCGGCTATAAGGTGGTGGTACTGGATCCCGACCCGGCCAGCATCGCCGGTGCCGCCGCCGATCACCATATTGTCGCTTCCTATGATGACCAGGCCGCCCTGCACGATCTGGCTAGCCGCTGCGAGGCCATCAGCTGCGAATTCGAAAATGTGCCCGCCGCCACCCTCGCGCTGCTCGAACAGCAAAAGCCGGTACGCCCGACCGCCAGCGCGGTGCGCATCTGTCAGGAGCGCCGCGAGGAGAAAGCCTTTCTGTGCAGAGCTGACATCCCGGTTGCCCTCTATCTGGCGCTACTGCCGGAAGAGCCCATCCCCGCACAGGCCAGCGAACTCTTCCCCGCCATCCTCAAGACGGCCCGCGAGGGGTACGACGGCAAGGGGCAATGGCAAGTGAGCGGTCTGGATGAGCTGGCGACGGTGTTGGCAGCCAGTGGTGTGCCCTGCGTGCTGGAAAAACGGCTGGCGCTGGAGGGGGAGTTTGCCCTGACCCTGGCGCGCAGCCCGAGCGGTGCCATCAGCGCCCTGCCTCTGGTGCAGAACTGGCACAGCGGCGGCATTCTGGACCAGACCCGCTCCCCGGCCAATGTGCCAACGCTGGAGAGCGAAGCCAAAGCAATAGCCGAACGGCTGATAGCAGCTCTCGATTACGTTGGGGTACTGACGGTGGAGTTCTTTCTGGTGGAAGGTAGACTGCTGGTCAACGAGCTGGCGCCCCGCCCCCACAACTCGGGTCACCCCAGCATCGACAACGCTGCATGCAGCCAGTTCGAGTTGCAGGTGCGCGCCCTGTGCGATCTGCCGCTGCCGGATCAGATCGCCGTGCGTCCCGCCCTGTTAATCAACCTGCTGGGTGATCTCTGGCAGAACGGCACACCCGACTGGGCTGCCCTGCTGGCGCTGCCCGGCCTGCATCTGCACCTCTACGGCAAGGGCGAACCACGCCCCGGCCGCAAGATGGGCCATATCACGGTAACCGGTGACGACTGGTCAACGGTGGAGGAGACCTGCAGCAAGGCTCGTCAGCTGCTGGGACTCGCACCACCACGATAA